One Corythoichthys intestinalis isolate RoL2023-P3 chromosome 9, ASM3026506v1, whole genome shotgun sequence DNA window includes the following coding sequences:
- the LOC130922361 gene encoding dynein light chain roadblock-type 1, translated as MAEVEETLKRILGQKGVQGLIIVNSDGIPIRSTLDNTSTVHYAGLIHQLVMKARSTIRDIDPLNDLTFLRLRSKKNEIMIAPDKDYFMIVIQNPSD; from the exons ATG GCTGAAGTGGAAGAGACGCTGAAGAGAATTTTGGGCCAAAAAGGAGTCCAAGGCCTCATCATCGTCAACTCTGATG GAATCCCGATCCGCTCGACTCTGGATAACACCAGCACGGTGCACTACGCCGGTCTGATCCACCAGCTAGTGATGAAGGCACGCAGCACCATACGCGACATCGACCCCCTCAATGACCTGACCTTCCTGCGGCTGCGCTCCAAGAAGAACGAGATCATGATCGCACCAG ATAAGGACTACTTCATGATCGTCATTCAGAATCCGTCAGACTAA